The following are encoded together in the Juglans microcarpa x Juglans regia isolate MS1-56 chromosome 2D, Jm3101_v1.0, whole genome shotgun sequence genome:
- the LOC121248322 gene encoding traB domain-containing protein isoform X1: METLKSSFPIFTTNPFCLSKKPLKPSKVSIKPPPPDFDFRTEILDDSRTIIAQTYPELLDLADTGSLVLIEKRRYGPVPAWRTEFVEPEKIWLVGTTHISQESVEDVERVVRAVKPDNVVVELCRSRAGIMYTSNDGAAVQKLRSNMFSLSGNEFFGAVGRSINLGGQTALALRLLLAVFSSKISSDINRPFGGEFRAARKVSEEIGAQIVLGDRPIEITSLSSVLLQLERAWNSLTWTEKLSLVTSVIRGITSSSDMSRNGLKESNSDDSTFRLYEQLSFSYPSLLQPLIHERDTYLAWSLKRSKAVNNSKRVVGVIGKGHMNGVIYALVSDQGNLRFRDLAGGKRPDGDNHGSNRWVDGLLKSLARDTVIGILLWALYEQIKGGA, translated from the exons atggAGACCCTCAAATCATCCTTCCCCATCTTCACCACCAACCCATTTTGCCTCTCCAAAAAGCCCCTAAAACCCTCCAAGGTTTCAATCAAACCACCTCCACCAGACTTTGATTTTAGAACCGAAATCCTGGATGATTCAAGAACCATAATAGCCCAAACTTACCCTGAATTGCTTGATTTGGCTGATACTGGGAGCTTGGTATTGATTGAGAAAAGACGGTATGGTCCAGTACCAGCATGGAGAACGGAGTTTGTGGAGCCGGAGAAGATATGGTTGGTCGGGACTACCCACATATCACAGGAATCGGTTGAGGATGTTGAGCGCGTTGTGCGGGCTGTGAAGCCTGATAATGTGGTGGTGGAGCTGTGTAGAAGCAG AGCTGGAATCATGTACACTTCCAATGATGGTGCGGCTGTACAGAAATTACGTTCAAATATGTTTTCTTTGAGTGGGAATGAATTCTTTGGTGCAGTTGGTCGTAGCATAAACTTGG GGGGTCAAACCGCTCTAGCACTGCGTCTACTACTGGCAGTGTTTTCCTCAAAAATCTCTTCAGATATCAACCGCCCTTTTGGTGGCGAG TTCCGTGCTGCTCGAAAAGTATCCGAAGAAATAGGAGCTCAAATAGTTTTGGGGGATCGTCCAATTGAGATAACG TCATTGTCATCTGTGTTGTTGCAGCTTGAAAGGGCTTGGAATTCTCTAACTTGGACTGAGAAATTGAGTTTAGTGACATCGGTTATTCGTGGGATAACATCATCATCTGATATGTCTAGGAACGGTCTCAAG GAATCAAATTCAGATGATAGCACCTTTCGGCTCTACGAGCAGCTAAGTTTTTCATATCCATCACTCCTGCAGCCTCTTATACATGAACGAGACACT TACCTTGCATGGTCACTAAAGCGGAGCAAAGCTGTGAATAACAGTAAAAGAGTGGTGGGGGTGATTGGAAAGGGGCACATGAATGGAGTGATATATGCATTGGTATCAGACCAAGGAAACTTGAGGTTTCGGGACCTTGCAGGAGGGAAGAGGCCAGATGGTGATAATCATGGCTCCAATCGTTGGGTTGATGGTCTTCTTAAGAGTCTGGCTAGAGACACTGTAATTGGCATTCTGCTGTGGGCATTATATGAACAGATAAAAGGTGGAGCCTAG
- the LOC121248360 gene encoding ethylene-responsive transcription factor ERF027-like, which produces MANNPANVRQDDPQPQVPVPILSIQVPEPSFPANVRQEETTPRLSVPSPTTFEDPSPRPVPSPGESLGQQASGGSPKYRGVRSRSGKWVSEIREPRKTTRIWLGTYPSPEMAAAAYDVAALALKGPDASLNFPNSILSYPIPSSTSGIDIQAAAARAAEAMARKPETSESTEGKQETKPSENKDTTIGSSSTQVGEEYIDEEALLNMPNLLVDMAEGMLVSPPRIESKSSDDSDGEDLWSYS; this is translated from the coding sequence ATGGCCAATAATCCTGCTAACGTGCGCCAAGATGACCCACAGCCGCAAGTTCCTGTGCCCATCCTCTCCATACAAGTGCCTGAACCTTCTTTCCCAGCTAATGTGCGCCAGGAGGAGACTACGCCACGTCTTTCTGTTCCCAGTCCCACAACCTTTGAAGACCCGTCTCCTAGGCCCGTACCATCTCCAGGCGAATCACTGGGTCAACAGGCCTCCGGTGGGAGCCCGAAGTATAGGGGAGTGCGGAGCCGGAGCGGGAAATGGGTGTCCGAAATACGGGAGCCACGTAAGACTACGCGCATTTGGCTCGGTACGTACCCGTCTCCGGAGATGGCGGCCGCCGCCTACGACGTGGCCGCTCTGGCCTTGAAAGGCCCCGATGCCTCTCTTAACTTCCCGAATTCTATCCTTTCGTACCCAATACCATCTTCGACATCTGGGATCGATATTCAAGCCGCGGCGGCCAGAGCGGCGGAGGCTATGGCACGGAAGCCGGAGACGTCGGAGAGTACTGAAGGAAAACAGGAAACGAAGCCCTCGGAAAATAAGGACACAACGATCGGCAGTAGCAGTACTCAGGTGGGCGAGGAGTATATCGACGAGGAAGCGCTCCTGAACATGCCGAATTTGCTGGTGGACATGGCGGAGGGAATGCTCGTGAGCCCGCCGAGGATTGAGTCGAAGTCTTCGGACGACTCAGATGGAGAAGATTTATGGAGTTATTCCTAA
- the LOC121248378 gene encoding uncharacterized protein ycf20-like produces MAYSVSLISTGLPTIGLSHQTQVSLNKYGLFTLRSSPGLLRVRAVQENGGPRRLVDIIRLVPELLRNYFRSPSRRTLFGGISLLGGFYIAQTISLSFGALGVNDVIAAVVCVLLTEYVTKFYYSRPKVTFPLALLNNFKMGFTYGLFIDAFKLAS; encoded by the coding sequence ATGGCATATTCTGTGAGTTTGATCTCTACAGGCCTCCCGACAATTGGCTTGAGTCACCAAACCCAAGTTTCACTGAATAAATATGGACTATTTACTTTGAGATCCTCGCCTGGGCTTCTTCGTGTCCGAGCTGTGCAAGAGAATGGAGGGCCTCGAAGACTAGTTGACATTATCAGACTCGTGCCAGAGCTCTTGAGGAACTACTTTCGAAGTCCTTCTCGGAGGACTCTTTTTGGGGGAATCTCGCTGCTGGGCGGATTTTATATTGCACAGACAATCTCTCTGTCATTTGGAGCTTTAGGAGTGAATGATGTGATTGCTGCAGTTGTATGTGTTCTCCTGACAGAGTAtgtgacaaaattttattacaGCCGGCCCAAGGTAACATTCCCACTTGCTCTTCTTAACAATTTCAAGATGGGCTTCACTTATGGTCTCTTCATTGATGCTTTCAAGCTTGCCAGCTGA
- the LOC121248322 gene encoding traB domain-containing protein isoform X2 translates to METLKSSFPIFTTNPFCLSKKPLKPSKVSIKPPPPDFDFRTEILDDSRTIIAQTYPELLDLADTGSLVLIEKRRYGPVPAWRTEFVEPEKIWLVGTTHISQESVEDVERVVRAVKPDNVVVELCRSRAGIMYTSNDGAAVQKLRSNMFSLSGNEFFGAVGRSINLGGQTALALRLLLAVFSSKISSDINRPFGGEFRAARKVSEEIGAQIVLGDRPIEITLERAWNSLTWTEKLSLVTSVIRGITSSSDMSRNGLKESNSDDSTFRLYEQLSFSYPSLLQPLIHERDTYLAWSLKRSKAVNNSKRVVGVIGKGHMNGVIYALVSDQGNLRFRDLAGGKRPDGDNHGSNRWVDGLLKSLARDTVIGILLWALYEQIKGGA, encoded by the exons atggAGACCCTCAAATCATCCTTCCCCATCTTCACCACCAACCCATTTTGCCTCTCCAAAAAGCCCCTAAAACCCTCCAAGGTTTCAATCAAACCACCTCCACCAGACTTTGATTTTAGAACCGAAATCCTGGATGATTCAAGAACCATAATAGCCCAAACTTACCCTGAATTGCTTGATTTGGCTGATACTGGGAGCTTGGTATTGATTGAGAAAAGACGGTATGGTCCAGTACCAGCATGGAGAACGGAGTTTGTGGAGCCGGAGAAGATATGGTTGGTCGGGACTACCCACATATCACAGGAATCGGTTGAGGATGTTGAGCGCGTTGTGCGGGCTGTGAAGCCTGATAATGTGGTGGTGGAGCTGTGTAGAAGCAG AGCTGGAATCATGTACACTTCCAATGATGGTGCGGCTGTACAGAAATTACGTTCAAATATGTTTTCTTTGAGTGGGAATGAATTCTTTGGTGCAGTTGGTCGTAGCATAAACTTGG GGGGTCAAACCGCTCTAGCACTGCGTCTACTACTGGCAGTGTTTTCCTCAAAAATCTCTTCAGATATCAACCGCCCTTTTGGTGGCGAG TTCCGTGCTGCTCGAAAAGTATCCGAAGAAATAGGAGCTCAAATAGTTTTGGGGGATCGTCCAATTGAGATAACG CTTGAAAGGGCTTGGAATTCTCTAACTTGGACTGAGAAATTGAGTTTAGTGACATCGGTTATTCGTGGGATAACATCATCATCTGATATGTCTAGGAACGGTCTCAAG GAATCAAATTCAGATGATAGCACCTTTCGGCTCTACGAGCAGCTAAGTTTTTCATATCCATCACTCCTGCAGCCTCTTATACATGAACGAGACACT TACCTTGCATGGTCACTAAAGCGGAGCAAAGCTGTGAATAACAGTAAAAGAGTGGTGGGGGTGATTGGAAAGGGGCACATGAATGGAGTGATATATGCATTGGTATCAGACCAAGGAAACTTGAGGTTTCGGGACCTTGCAGGAGGGAAGAGGCCAGATGGTGATAATCATGGCTCCAATCGTTGGGTTGATGGTCTTCTTAAGAGTCTGGCTAGAGACACTGTAATTGGCATTCTGCTGTGGGCATTATATGAACAGATAAAAGGTGGAGCCTAG
- the LOC121248270 gene encoding LOW QUALITY PROTEIN: two-component response regulator ORR23-like (The sequence of the model RefSeq protein was modified relative to this genomic sequence to represent the inferred CDS: inserted 1 base in 1 codon), protein MECEKLGAVQPLSNTQLITPSPIVDIHILVVDDDATSLAIVSAMLRALKYGVVTVRNPLDALATLRMQKFDLVVTDLHMPVMNGFELQKEVEEEFQLPVIMMSADDEESVILKSLENGAAFYMVKPITQXDLKNVWQYAVAGKKGRSAAIEQIRGIRGDSSGEKGSDHHHEYVHSASSCVNEEKHTTGNTKLDPKRKAPAKKAGKEDHDGEEAKKTKVVWTTSLHNRFLQAIRHIGLEKAVPKNILQFMNVPGITRENVASHLQKYRIFLKRVADKGAVASRGLSMSADRYMRSSFASGQLPFSVMQNLHQQQYPKFPEQQQMRASMFQQGGLGGNMRALNAPSTIDPFLFSNRATSNGSSVPHYGFGHSFKAPNVGPVRFPDKQAPSSNFNLPQLGHGHWPALISHQANLREQSFGNGNPLYRANRSVFDIDQPKYNFGSMSLSNGDMAHGHMNATDSLMNGANSIPTYPQQNEQRQGLLTSSPINCNFGISELLMGTANSSNPPPNSSFTNGTSYAGIKLSNEGQLVFTGPSGDHGYGLLAGKNNNIAVAPMGNIGTSGYMTQGGRSSSAPGLENANQLPPVLIDESTANQHENALLMAPQAQQQYGLSNRGEFTNHYGSDILLNNISTLSGISDQGQQLGKMISVIFSWSKASTSCFLINVNPK, encoded by the exons ATGGAATGTGAGAAGCTTGGAGCAGTTCAACCTCTGTCCAACACCCAATTAATTACCCCTTCTCCCATTGTTGATATCCACATCTTGGTTGTTGATGATGACGCTACATCTCTCGCCATTGTTTCAGCGATGCTTAGAGCACTGAAATATGgag TTGTGACTGTTAGAAACCCACTCGATGCTTTGGCTACTCTTCGGATGCAGAAGTTCGACCTTGTTGTTACAGATCTACATATGCCTGTAATGAATGGGTTTGAATTACAAaaggaagttgaagaagaattcCAACTACCTGTGATCA TGATGTCCGCAGATGACGAAGAAAGTGTGATATTGAAGAGTTTAGAGAATGGGGCTGCTTTCTACATGGTAAAACCAATAACCC ATGATCTCAAGAATGTTTGGCAGTACGCTGTTGCAGGTAAAAAAGGCAGATCTGCTGCTATCGAACAAATAAGAGGCATCCGGGGAGATTCATCAGGTGAGAAAGGatctgatcatcatcatgagtATGTACATTCTGCTTCATCCTGCGTGAATGAAGAAAAGCATACTACAGGCAACACTAAGCTGGATCCCAAGAGAAAGGCACCGGCCAAAAAGGCCGGCAAGGAAGATCATGATGGGGAAGAGGCTAAAAAGACAAAGGTGGTTTGGACAACTTCACTCCACAACCGGTTCTTGCAAGCCATAAGACACATTGGCTTGGAAA AGGCTGTCCCAAAGAATATTCTCCAGTTCATGAACGTGCCTGGCATAACCAGAGAAAATGTAGCAAGTCATTTACAG AAGTATCGTATATTCTTGAAAAGAGTTGCGGATAAGGGTGCCGTCGCCTCAAGAGGCTTGTCAATGTCTGCTGATAGATACATGAGATCAAGCTTCGCATCTGGCCAGCTTCCGTTTTCGGTGATGCAAAATCTGCACCAACAGCAATATCCAAAATTCCCAGAACAGCAGCAAATGCGAGCATCAATGTTCCAACAAGGAGGACTAGGTGGTAATATGCGGGCTCTTAATGCTCCCAGCACTATTGACCCTTTCCTTTTTTCCAACAGAGCAACCTCAAATGGCAGCTCTGTGCCTCATTACGGATTTGGACATTCATTTAAAGCTCCCAACGTCGGCCCTGTCCGCTTTCCCGACAAGCAAGCTCCAAGTTCCAACTTTAATTTGCCTCAACTAGGGCATGGGCATTGGCCTGCACTGATCAGCCATCAAGCTAATCTTCGGGAGCAGTCTTTTGGCAACGGAAATCCTCTTTACCGGGCAAATCGCTCAGTATTTGATATCGATCAACCTAAATACAATTTTGGATCAATGTCTTTGTCAAATGGAGATATGGCACATGGCCACATGAATGCTACGGACAGCCTTATGAATGGTGCAAATTCAATTCCCACAtacccacaacaaaatgaacAAAGGCAGGGACTTTTAACCAGCTCCCCAATTAACTGCAACTTTGGGATATCTGAACTATTAATGGGGACTGCAAATAGTTCTAATCCACCCCCAAATTCTAGCTTTACTAACGGTACTTCTTATGCTGGCATCAAATTAAGCAATGAAGGGCAGCTAGTTTTTACGGGTCCAAGTGGTGATCATGGCTATGGCTTGTTGGCTGGGAAGAATAACAATATTGCTGTTGCACCTATGGGGAATATTGGGACTTCTGGTTATATGACTCAAGGAGGGCGTTCTTCTTCTGCGCCAGGGTTGGAGAATGCAAATCAATTGCCACCAGTGTTAATTGACGAAAGCACTGCCAATCAACATGAAAATGCTTTGTTGATGGCGCCTCAGGCGCAGCAACAATATGGTCTTTCGAATCGAGGAGAATTTACTAATCATTATGGCTCTGATATTCTGCTCAATAACATTTCAACCCTCAGTGGAATTTCTGATCAGGGGCAACAATTGGGGAAGATGATCTCAGTGATCTTTTCTTGGAGCAAAGCTTCAACCAGCTGCTTCCTTATCAATGT GAATCCCAAGTGA
- the LOC121248338 gene encoding LOW QUALITY PROTEIN: post-GPI attachment to proteins factor 3-like (The sequence of the model RefSeq protein was modified relative to this genomic sequence to represent the inferred CDS: inserted 1 base in 1 codon) — translation MARFHGILLFSALLCLVRALEASTGDADPVYRACVDQCEKTGCVGEKCFHHCKFSSDGKSIDGPWYLQEPLYLRWKQWDCLSDCRYQCMLSREEEREQLGHKPVKYHGKWPFQRVYGIQEPVAVALSALNLSMQFHGWLSFFILLYYKLPLRPDKKSYYEYTGLWHIYGILSMNCWFWSAVFHSRDVELTEKLYYSSAVALLGFSLILAILRAFDVRDEAARVMVAAPLIAFMTTHILYLNFYKLDHGLNVKVCAIMGVIHLLVWAIWAGVTRHPSRWKLWLVVXGGGLAMLLETKDFPPYRGFVDARALWHATTIPLTYLWWSFIRDDAEYRTSSLLKKMK, via the exons ATGGCTCGGTTTCATGGGATTCTGCTCTTCTCCGCACTTCTCTGTCTCGTTCGTGCTCTAGAAGCTAGCACTGGTGACGCTGATCCGGTTTACAG GGCTTGTGTGGACCAGTGCGAGAAAACTGGTTGCGTAGGGGAGAAATGTTTCCATCATTGTAAATTCTCATCTGATGGAAAATCTATCGATGGTCCATGGTATCTGCAAGAACCACTTTATCTGAGGTGGAAACAATGGGACTGCCTCAGTGACTGTAGATACCAGTGCATGCTAAGTagggaggaagaaagagagcAGCTTGGTCATAAGCCTGTCAAATATCATGGGAAGTGGCCATTTCAGCGTGTTTATGGGATTCAG GAACCTGTTGCTGTTGCTCTGTCTGCCCTCAATCTTTCTATGCAATTTCATGGTTGGCTATCCTTTTTCATCCTTTTATACTACAAGTTACCATTGAGGCCTGATAAGAAGTCTTATTATGAGTATACTGGCTTGTGGCATATCTATGGGATTTTATCCATGAATTGCTGGTTCTGGAGTGCTGTTTTTCACAGTCG AGATGTGGAGTTGACAGAGAAGCTATATTATTCATCTGCTGTGGCCTTACTTGGGTTTAGCCTGATTCTGGCAATACTGCGAGCTTTTGATGTGAGAGATGAGGCTGCAAGAGTTATGGTTGCTGCTCCACTGATTGCATTTATGACAACCCATATCTTGTATCTGAACTTCTACAAACTTGACCATG GTTTGAACGTGAAAGTGTGTGCGATCATGGGTGTCATTCATCTTCTTGTATGGGCAATCTGGGCTGGCGTCACTCGCCATCCATCCCGCTGGAAGTTGTGGTTGGTGG GTGGGGGAGGCCTCGCAATGCTGTTGGAAACTAAAGACTTCCCACCCTACCGAGGATTTGTTGATGCTCGTGCACTTTGGCATGCAACCACCATCCCTCTTACTTACTTATGGTGGAGTTTTATCAGGGATGACGCAGAGTATAGGACATCATCTCTCCTCAAGAAGATGAAGTAG
- the LOC121248365 gene encoding dehydration-responsive element-binding protein 1D: MDDFFQYSPDSESSCGRVVNLSDEEVLLASRNPKKRAGRKKFKETRHPVYRGVRRRNSGKWVCEVREPNKKSRIWLGTFPTAEMAARAHDVAAIALRGRSACLNFADSASKLPRPASGEAKDIQRTAAEAAEAFRPADLMDTSSETVAEDERQSPEGVFFMDEEAVFGMPGLLANMAEAMLLPPPNCAGDDAFSGGDDVEASADMSLWSYSI; this comes from the coding sequence ATGGATGATTTCTTCCAGTATTCCCCCGATTCCGAGAGTAGCTGTGGTCGCGTCGTCAACTTGTCTGACGAGGAGGTTCTTTTGGCTTCCAGGAACCCGAAGAAACGTGCCGGGAGGAAGAAGTTCAAGGAAACCAGGCACCCGGTCTACCGGGGTGTGAGGAGGAGGAACTCCGGGAAGTGGGTGTGCGAGGTCCGCGAGCCCAACAAGAAGTCCAGGATATGGCTGGGGACGTTCCCGACTGCCGAGATGGCGGCGCGCGCTCACGATGTCGCCGCAATAGCTCTGCGTGGGCGGTCCGCCTGTCTTAATTTCGCGGACTCGGCCTCGAAGTTGCCAAGGCCGGCGTCGGGGGAAGCGAAGGACATTCAGAGGACGGCGGCAGAGGCTGCAGAGGCGTTTCGGCCAGCGGATTTGATGGACACTTCGTCGGAAACGGTGGCGGAGGATGAGAGGCAATCGCCGGAGGGAGTGTTCTTTATGGATGAAGAAGCAGTGTTTGGGATGCCGGGGTTGCTGGCAAATATGGCAGAGGCGATGCTCCTGCCTCCACCAAATTGTGCGGGAGATGATGCTTTCAGTGGTGGTGATGACGTGGAAGCTTCAGCTGACATGTCATTATGGAGTTATTCCATATAA
- the LOC121248322 gene encoding traB domain-containing protein isoform X3: METLKSSFPIFTTNPFCLSKKPLKPSKVSIKPPPPDFDFRTEILDDSRTIIAQTYPELLDLADTGSLVLIEKRRYGPVPAWRTEFVEPEKIWLVGTTHISQESVEDVERVVRAVKPDNVVVELCRSRAGIMYTSNDGAAVQKLRSNMFSLSGNEFFGAVGRSINLGGQTALALRLLLAVFSSKISSDINRPFGGEFRAARKVSEEIGAQIVLGDRPIEITSLSSVLLQLERAWNSLTWTEKLSLVTSVIRGITSSSDMSRNGLKYLAWSLKRSKAVNNSKRVVGVIGKGHMNGVIYALVSDQGNLRFRDLAGGKRPDGDNHGSNRWVDGLLKSLARDTVIGILLWALYEQIKGGA, from the exons atggAGACCCTCAAATCATCCTTCCCCATCTTCACCACCAACCCATTTTGCCTCTCCAAAAAGCCCCTAAAACCCTCCAAGGTTTCAATCAAACCACCTCCACCAGACTTTGATTTTAGAACCGAAATCCTGGATGATTCAAGAACCATAATAGCCCAAACTTACCCTGAATTGCTTGATTTGGCTGATACTGGGAGCTTGGTATTGATTGAGAAAAGACGGTATGGTCCAGTACCAGCATGGAGAACGGAGTTTGTGGAGCCGGAGAAGATATGGTTGGTCGGGACTACCCACATATCACAGGAATCGGTTGAGGATGTTGAGCGCGTTGTGCGGGCTGTGAAGCCTGATAATGTGGTGGTGGAGCTGTGTAGAAGCAG AGCTGGAATCATGTACACTTCCAATGATGGTGCGGCTGTACAGAAATTACGTTCAAATATGTTTTCTTTGAGTGGGAATGAATTCTTTGGTGCAGTTGGTCGTAGCATAAACTTGG GGGGTCAAACCGCTCTAGCACTGCGTCTACTACTGGCAGTGTTTTCCTCAAAAATCTCTTCAGATATCAACCGCCCTTTTGGTGGCGAG TTCCGTGCTGCTCGAAAAGTATCCGAAGAAATAGGAGCTCAAATAGTTTTGGGGGATCGTCCAATTGAGATAACG TCATTGTCATCTGTGTTGTTGCAGCTTGAAAGGGCTTGGAATTCTCTAACTTGGACTGAGAAATTGAGTTTAGTGACATCGGTTATTCGTGGGATAACATCATCATCTGATATGTCTAGGAACGGTCTCAAG TACCTTGCATGGTCACTAAAGCGGAGCAAAGCTGTGAATAACAGTAAAAGAGTGGTGGGGGTGATTGGAAAGGGGCACATGAATGGAGTGATATATGCATTGGTATCAGACCAAGGAAACTTGAGGTTTCGGGACCTTGCAGGAGGGAAGAGGCCAGATGGTGATAATCATGGCTCCAATCGTTGGGTTGATGGTCTTCTTAAGAGTCTGGCTAGAGACACTGTAATTGGCATTCTGCTGTGGGCATTATATGAACAGATAAAAGGTGGAGCCTAG
- the LOC121248322 gene encoding uncharacterized protein LOC121248322 isoform X4, whose translation METLKSSFPIFTTNPFCLSKKPLKPSKVSIKPPPPDFDFRTEILDDSRTIIAQTYPELLDLADTGSLVLIEKRRYGPVPAWRTEFVEPEKIWLVGTTHISQESVEDVERVVRAVKPDNVVVELCRSRAGIMYTSNDGAAVQKLRSNMFSLSGNEFFGAVGRSINLGGQTALALRLLLAVFSSKISSDINRPFGGEFRAARKVSEEIGAQIVLGDRPIEITLERAWNSLTWTEKLSLVTSVIRGITSSSDMSRNGLKYLAWSLKRSKAVNNSKRVVGVIGKGHMNGVIYALVSDQGNLRFRDLAGGKRPDGDNHGSNRWVDGLLKSLARDTVIGILLWALYEQIKGGA comes from the exons atggAGACCCTCAAATCATCCTTCCCCATCTTCACCACCAACCCATTTTGCCTCTCCAAAAAGCCCCTAAAACCCTCCAAGGTTTCAATCAAACCACCTCCACCAGACTTTGATTTTAGAACCGAAATCCTGGATGATTCAAGAACCATAATAGCCCAAACTTACCCTGAATTGCTTGATTTGGCTGATACTGGGAGCTTGGTATTGATTGAGAAAAGACGGTATGGTCCAGTACCAGCATGGAGAACGGAGTTTGTGGAGCCGGAGAAGATATGGTTGGTCGGGACTACCCACATATCACAGGAATCGGTTGAGGATGTTGAGCGCGTTGTGCGGGCTGTGAAGCCTGATAATGTGGTGGTGGAGCTGTGTAGAAGCAG AGCTGGAATCATGTACACTTCCAATGATGGTGCGGCTGTACAGAAATTACGTTCAAATATGTTTTCTTTGAGTGGGAATGAATTCTTTGGTGCAGTTGGTCGTAGCATAAACTTGG GGGGTCAAACCGCTCTAGCACTGCGTCTACTACTGGCAGTGTTTTCCTCAAAAATCTCTTCAGATATCAACCGCCCTTTTGGTGGCGAG TTCCGTGCTGCTCGAAAAGTATCCGAAGAAATAGGAGCTCAAATAGTTTTGGGGGATCGTCCAATTGAGATAACG CTTGAAAGGGCTTGGAATTCTCTAACTTGGACTGAGAAATTGAGTTTAGTGACATCGGTTATTCGTGGGATAACATCATCATCTGATATGTCTAGGAACGGTCTCAAG TACCTTGCATGGTCACTAAAGCGGAGCAAAGCTGTGAATAACAGTAAAAGAGTGGTGGGGGTGATTGGAAAGGGGCACATGAATGGAGTGATATATGCATTGGTATCAGACCAAGGAAACTTGAGGTTTCGGGACCTTGCAGGAGGGAAGAGGCCAGATGGTGATAATCATGGCTCCAATCGTTGGGTTGATGGTCTTCTTAAGAGTCTGGCTAGAGACACTGTAATTGGCATTCTGCTGTGGGCATTATATGAACAGATAAAAGGTGGAGCCTAG